The following proteins come from a genomic window of Nicotiana tomentosiformis chromosome 12, ASM39032v3, whole genome shotgun sequence:
- the LOC104112069 gene encoding trans-Golgi network-localized SYP41-interacting protein 1 isoform X3 yields the protein MPENNDAEQLSAGSGVVVDGGEVSVSVEPAAHNQVDATDLNRGGSVTAAEYVENDTKDIRMAEDGGREDMFVDCPDVIEGLETPRYVEESNDAQDSRLEGLSNGSHDQDLKAEVEHLRKMLSDSVAEKDRIAREAEEERAASMCELTRLNDQLKDLIGSRSLLNKDDSELVENLHQSEAGVRDLASGASLHEVVTDVSKFLKEALDELVQTESRIRELNDIIHMKNQEIDVLNSKVSECSMSRDVALSQLNSEQENSEVQLEKEHHMTVIANEILASLASAVPQEEISDESVTGKMYHVQNTISFLVEKYNVFLSEVYQLRQSLTEVAPDHSMQDEVGVLVAAHDVLAEFRTREVNLNQHLSFLSDENGKLSEELNKHKLMVENANAEITKLNAETEQERTRYANTKEKLSLAVTKGKALVQQRDALKKSLSEKTSELERYQIELQEKSNSLEAAEQTKDLLVRSENLAASLQEALIQKEKILQKCEEILSKATGKEQFQSTDTIQKVQWLADEMNALNETSLQLQRVIDSLSSLDFPQSVQSNRPDAQVAWLLESFYLAKEEVIKLHEQMIAANEAANNEIGHLTASLVVEAQDRSYLQEELEDLKHKYAVLVQKEQQASTDKYQIVNMLLEASKINTHDQELVCQSQSDMTLLITKCVENIKEESSASLESYKHQVESFEQIQSNLYLRDLELRLHGQILTEEMPDKAELNRLSNHSVKVTEELSALKEEKESLERNLEQYEEKVALLREKLSMAVKKGKGLVQEREKLKGALDEKSAEIEKLKSDLHLQESVSDDHKLQIDKLSAEVDRIPQLETDLVAMKNQRDQLEQFLVESNNMLQKVIESLDGIVLPADLGFQDPVEKVKWLSGYLSESQTAKVEVEQELGRVKDEASSLANKLLEVETTIKSLEDTLSAADNNISQLLEDKNELEAAKASVEKELEKAIAEASSKTVEFANVSADRKSIEDALSLAERNVLVIKNEKEEALLGKDAAESELQKIKEEFTFHTNKLKVADETIQSLEEALAQAEKNISLLTEENNRVKVGRADLENEIKNLKGEADFQNSKLSDAFMTIESLEDALLNSENKISNLVNEKKNAEEDLLVLTSKLDACMQELAGSQGSVETNVLELSTLLSRLQLLLKDEALFFSLRQAFKKKFESLKDMDLLLKEIWDSFPEIDSGMLPHSPVKDDTSFSTPSVSVVNDGLIEEVANGEANAIDGDITLHLGKTVDGFQLRNKILAENIGCYSQLMDDSIRTILKKLQLTKRKALPMIELTESLKQKVRDAEVGRQAQENTIQLLERDLEVLLSACNDATNELALTQNRLTELCSNFDLEKLKETSPEQLGNFGEDAVAHHQLALDSSESAKTAEKLLLAARHSQHLTEQFKTLVDVMVGTIKDLQVKLEESNNTCVKVLEEKEIHQERISQLETNLEASNDLCNEMKLKLEDYQAKEDNIREKEAEVLSLNSKASLKFQEAEDSTLSASHMKSLFDKINGMETLMGPDVGDAEAYDSPDVRKLFYVVDTFPRLQLQMSSLSPENKELKSSLEKQTLQIEHLKEEVEEHIRDEEDYGKMKNELLELTIGLENMIQKLGSNNLVGLRKETPVTGLLPMLDKLIVAKVLESENLKAKTEELLADLHGTQKVVEDLSSKVKSIESSNQLKVTPLEINQERGIFETATLPAQSEISEVQDVVPVSKNLASSSVTSAAHVRTLRKGSTDQLAINIDTESERLINDEEADQEKGHAFKSLNTSGLIPGQGKMIADRIDGIWVSSSRALMSHPRGRLGLIAYCLFLHIWLLGTIL from the exons ATGCCAGAAAATAATGATGCAGAGCAG CTTAGTGCTGGTTCAGGTGTAGTTGTAGATGGAGGGGAAGTTTCAGTTTCTGTAGAACCAGCTGCTCATAATCAG GTGGATGCTACGGATCTAAATCGTGGGGGATCAGTGACTGCAGCAGAGTATGTAGAGAATGATACAAAAGATATAAGAATGGCAGAAGATGGGGGAAGGGAGGACATGTTTGTTGATTGCCCTGATGTCATCGAAGGTCTTGAAACTCCGCGATATGTAGAGGAGAGCAATGATGCACAGGATAGTCGACTGGAAGGATTGAGCAATGGATCACATGATCAAGATTTGAAAGCTGAAGTAGAGCACTTGCGCAAAATGCTAAGTGATAGTGTTGCTGAAAAAGATCGGATTGCTCGAGAAGCTGAG GAAGAAAGAGCAGCATCTATGTGCGAACTCACTCGCCTAAATGATCAACTTAAGGATCTGATTGGTAGTCGGTCACTGCTAAATAAAGATGATAGTGAGTTAGTTGAGAATCTTCACCAAAGTGAAGCAGGAGTCAGGGATTTGGCCTCTGGTGCCTCATTGCATGAGGTGGTAACAGATGTCTCCAAGTTTCTTAAAGAAGCTCTGGATGAGTTAGTTCAGACTGAGAGCAGAATCAGAGAACTTAATGACATCATACATATGAAGAATCAAGAAATTGATGTCCTCAATTCAAAGGTTTCTGAGTGTTCAATGTCACGTGATGTTGCTCTTTCTCAATTAAATTCAGAACAAGAAAATTCTGAGGTTCAACTTGAGAAGGAGCATCATATGACAGTGATTGCTAATGAGATCTTAGCATCTCTTGCTTCAGCAGTTCCTCAAGAAGAAATCTCTGATGAATCAGTTACAGGAAAAATGTATCATGTCCAGAATACAATCTCATTTTTAGTTGAGAAGTATAACGTTTTCCTTTCTGAAGTCTACCAACTTAGACAGAGTTTAACTGAAGTTGCACCAGACCACAGTATGCAGGATGAAGTGGGGGTGTTGGTTGCTGCACATGATGTATTGGCTGAATTTAGAACAAGAGAAGTGAATCTAAACCAACATTTGAGCTTTTTAAGTGATGAAAATGGAAAGCTGTCCGAGGAACTTAATAAGCATAAATTGATGGTTGAGAATGCTAATGCTGAAATTACAAAGCTGAATGCTGAAACTGAGCAGGAGAGAACAAGGTATGCTAACACGAAAGAGAAGCTTAGCTTGGCTGTGACAAAAGGAAAGGCATTAGTTCAGCAGCGTGATGCTCTGAAGAAGTCACTGTCTGAGAAAACTAGTGAACTGGAGAGATATCAAATTGAGTTGCAAGAGAAGTCGAATAGTCTTGAGGCTGCTGAACAAACCAAGGATTTACTGGTAAGAAGTGAAAATTTAGCTGCGTCACTGCAGGAAGCTCTCATTCAAAAGGAGAAGATACTTCAAAAATGTGAAGAAATATTGTCCAAGGCCACTGGAAAGGAGCAATTTCAGTCAACAGATACCATTCAGAAAGTCCAGTGGCTTGCAGATGAGATGAATGCATTAAATGAGACATCTCTGCAACTCCAAAGAGTGATAGATTCCCTGTCATCACTTGATTTTCCCCAGTCCGTACAATCAAATAGACCCGATGCACAGGTTGCTTGGCTCCTGGAATCATTTTATCTGGCTAAAGAAGAAGTAATAAAGTTACATGAGCAGATGATAGCAGCAAATGAGGCAGCAAATAATGAGATTGGTCATCTTACTGCTTCTCTTGTGGTAGAAGCACAGGATAGGAGCTACCTTCAAGAGGAATTGGAGGATTTAAAGCATAAATATGCAGTGCTTGTCCAGAAAGAGCAACAGGCTTCAACGGATAAGTATCAAATCGTCAATATGCTGCTAGAGGCATCTAAAATCAATACACACGACCAAGAATTGGTATGTCAAAGCCAATCTGACATGACTTTACTCATTACGAAATGCGTAGAGAATATAAAAGAAGAAAGTAGTGCCTCTCTTGAATCCTATAAGCATCAGGTCGAGTCCTTTGAACAGATCCAGAGTAATTTGTACCTCAGGGATCTGGAATTGAGGCTACATGGTCAAATACTCACAGAAGAGATGCCAGATAAAGCAGAGTTGAATAGATTGTCAAACCATTCGGTCAAGGTTACCGAGGAGCTTTCCGCTTTAAAGGAAGAAAAGGAATCTCTGGAGAGGAATCTCGAACAATACGAGGAGAAAGTTGCATTACTTAGGGAAAAGTTATCTATGGCAGTTAAAAAAGGCAAGGGGCTTGTTCAAGAACGAGAAAAATTGAAAGGAGCATTGGATGAGAAGAGTGCTGAAATAGAGAAGCTCAAATCAGATTTACATCTGCAAGAATCTGTATCTGATGACCACAAGTTGCAGATTGATAAGCTCTCAGCTGAGGTGGACCGTATCCCTCAACTAGAGACTGATCTTGTGGCTATGAAGAATCAAAGAGATCAGCTAGAGCAGTTCTTAGTTGAAAGCAATAACATGCTTCAGAAGGTTATCGAGTCACTTGATGGTATTGTTCTTCCAGCTGATTTGGGTTTTCAAGACCCCGTAGAAAAGGTCAAATGGCTTTCAGGATACTTAAGTGAGAGCCAAACTGCAAAGGTAGAGGTGGAGCAGGAGTTGGGGAGAGTAAAAGATGAAGCCAGTTCTTTAGCCAACAAATTGTTGGAGGTCGAGACAACCATTAAATCCCTAGAGGATACATTATCTGCTGCAGACAACAACATCTCTCAACTCCTGGAGGACAAAAATGAGCTAGAAGCTGCTAAAGCATCAGTTGAAAAAGAATTAGAGAAAGCAATAGCAGAAGCTTCTTCTAAAACTGTGGAGTTTGCAAATGTGTCCGCAGATAGAAAATCCATCGAGGATGCTTTGTCCCTGGCAGAGAGGAATGTTTTGGTAATAAAGAATGAGAAAGAAGAAGCTTTACTTGGTAAGGATGCTGCTGAGTCTGAGCTGCAGAAAATCAAGGAGGAATTCACTTTCCATACCAACAAACTAAAGGTGGCGGATGAAACTATACAATCCCTTGAAGAGGCACTGGCTCAGGCAGAAAAAAACATATCTCTGCTTACTGAGGAAAATAACAGGGTAAAAGTTGGTAGAGCTGATTTAGAGAACGAGATAAAAAATCTCAAAGGCGAAGCTGATTTCCAAAACAGCAAGCTAAGTGATGCTTTCATGACTATAGAATCACTAGAAGATGCTTTATTGAATTCAGAAAACAAAATTTCCAATCTTGTTAATGAAAAGAAGAATGCAGAAGAGGACCTTTTAGTTCTGACTTCCAAATTAGATGCCTGCATGCAAGAGTTGGCTGGATCACAGGGCAGCGTAGAAACTAATGTTCTGGAGCTCTCTACCCTTCTTAGCCGACTTCAGTTACTTCTGAAAGATGAGGCTTTGTTTTTCTCTCTCCGACAAGCTTTCAAGAAAAAGTTTGAGAGCCTAAAAGACATGGATCTTCTTCTTAAAGAAATCTGGGATTCTTTTCCTGAAATAGATTCCGGAATGCTGCCACATTCTCCTGTAAAG GATGACACATCTTTCTCAACTCCTTCAGTATCTGTTGTTAATGATGGTCTAATCGAGGAAGTAGCCAATGGTGAAGCAAATGCAATTGATGGTGACATCACATTGCATCTCGGGAAAACTGTGGATGGATTCCAATTGAGAAACAAGATTCTTGCTGAGAACATTGGATGCTACTCGCAATTGATGGATGATTCGATCAGAACAATACTTAAAAAACTACAGTTGACAAAAAGAAAAGCTCTACCCATGATTGAACTCACAGAATCTCTTAAGCAAAAGGTCAGAGATGCAGAAGTTGGTCGGCAAGCGCAGGAAAATACTATACAATTGTTGGAAAGGGATCTTGAAGTTCTACTTTCTGCTTGTAATGATGCAACTAATGAACTGGCTTTAACTCAAAATAGATTAACTGAACTTTGCTCCAACTTTGACCTGGAAAAGTTGAAGGAAACCTCACCCGAACAATTAGGAAATTTTGGTGAAGATGCTGTAGCACATCATCAGTTGGCGCTTGATAGCAGTGAATCCGCAAAGACCGCTGAGAAGCTGCTATTGGCGGCTAGACACAGTCAACATCTTACTGAACAATTCAAAACTCTAGTGGATGTGATGGTTGGTACAATTAAAGATTTGCAGGTTAAATTGGAAGAAAGCAATAATACTTGTGTGAAAGTCTTGGAAGAAAAGGAGATTCACCAAGAGAGGATCTCCCAACTGGAGACTAATCTAGAAGCGTCAAATGATCTTTGCAATGAGATGAAACTTAAGTTAGAGGATTATCAGGCAAAAGAGGATAATATCAGGGAGAAAGAAGCTGAAGTTTTGTCTCTTAATTCTAAAGCTTCACTGAAATTTCAAG AGGCTGAAGATTCAACCCTCTCTGCATCTCATATGAAATCTCTTTTTGATAAAATAAATGGGATGGAAACACTCATGGGGCCTGATGTGGGAGATGCAGAGGCCTATGATTCACCTGATGTCAGGAAGCTATTTTATGTAGTTGATACTTTCCCCAGATTGCAGCTCCAGATGAGCTCACTTTCTCCTGAGAATAAAGAATTAAAGTCAAGCCTTGAGAAACAGACGCTGCAAATTGAGCATTTGAAGGAAGAAGTTGAAGAGCACATTAGAGATGAGGAGGACTATGGAAAGATGAAGAATGAGTTGTTAGAACTCACAATTGGTCTGGAAAATATGATACAGAAACTGGGAAGCAATAATTTGGTTGGTCTCCGGAAAGAGACTCCGGTGACAGGGTTGTTACCAATGCTTGATAAGCTGATTGTTGCCAAAGTTTTGGAATCTGAAAATTTGAAAGCCAAAACAGAAGAGCTGCTTGCCGACTTGCATGGGACCCAAAAGGTTGTTGAGGACTTATCAAGTAAGGTTAAGTCAATAGAAAGTTCTAATCAACTTAAGGTTACACCACTTGAGATCAACCAGGAAAGGGGCATCTTTGAAACAGCTACCTTGCCTGCTCAGTCAGAGATATCTGAAGTTCAAGATGTG GTGCCAGTTAGTAAGAATTTAGCCTCTTCTTCAGTTACATCAGCTGCTCATGTCCGAACTTTGCGGAAGGGATCTACGGATCAACTTGCAATAAATATAGATACTGAATCTGAACGGTTAATAAATGACGAGGAAGCTGACCAAGAAAAAG GTCATGCATTCAAGTCTCTCAATACATCAGGTCTTATTCCAGGGCAAGGGAAGATGATTGCCGACCGAATTGACGGAATTTG GGTATCTTCGAGTCGAGCTTTGATGAGTCATCCAAGGGGCAGGCTAGGTCTTATTGCCTATTGTTTGTTCCTGCATATTTGGTTGTTGGGCACCATTTTGTGA
- the LOC104112069 gene encoding trans-Golgi network-localized SYP41-interacting protein 1 isoform X1: MPENNDAEQVRDGSTSDENVELSAGSGVVVDGGEVSVSVEPAAHNQVDATDLNRGGSVTAAEYVENDTKDIRMAEDGGREDMFVDCPDVIEGLETPRYVEESNDAQDSRLEGLSNGSHDQDLKAEVEHLRKMLSDSVAEKDRIAREAEEERAASMCELTRLNDQLKDLIGSRSLLNKDDSELVENLHQSEAGVRDLASGASLHEVVTDVSKFLKEALDELVQTESRIRELNDIIHMKNQEIDVLNSKVSECSMSRDVALSQLNSEQENSEVQLEKEHHMTVIANEILASLASAVPQEEISDESVTGKMYHVQNTISFLVEKYNVFLSEVYQLRQSLTEVAPDHSMQDEVGVLVAAHDVLAEFRTREVNLNQHLSFLSDENGKLSEELNKHKLMVENANAEITKLNAETEQERTRYANTKEKLSLAVTKGKALVQQRDALKKSLSEKTSELERYQIELQEKSNSLEAAEQTKDLLVRSENLAASLQEALIQKEKILQKCEEILSKATGKEQFQSTDTIQKVQWLADEMNALNETSLQLQRVIDSLSSLDFPQSVQSNRPDAQVAWLLESFYLAKEEVIKLHEQMIAANEAANNEIGHLTASLVVEAQDRSYLQEELEDLKHKYAVLVQKEQQASTDKYQIVNMLLEASKINTHDQELVCQSQSDMTLLITKCVENIKEESSASLESYKHQVESFEQIQSNLYLRDLELRLHGQILTEEMPDKAELNRLSNHSVKVTEELSALKEEKESLERNLEQYEEKVALLREKLSMAVKKGKGLVQEREKLKGALDEKSAEIEKLKSDLHLQESVSDDHKLQIDKLSAEVDRIPQLETDLVAMKNQRDQLEQFLVESNNMLQKVIESLDGIVLPADLGFQDPVEKVKWLSGYLSESQTAKVEVEQELGRVKDEASSLANKLLEVETTIKSLEDTLSAADNNISQLLEDKNELEAAKASVEKELEKAIAEASSKTVEFANVSADRKSIEDALSLAERNVLVIKNEKEEALLGKDAAESELQKIKEEFTFHTNKLKVADETIQSLEEALAQAEKNISLLTEENNRVKVGRADLENEIKNLKGEADFQNSKLSDAFMTIESLEDALLNSENKISNLVNEKKNAEEDLLVLTSKLDACMQELAGSQGSVETNVLELSTLLSRLQLLLKDEALFFSLRQAFKKKFESLKDMDLLLKEIWDSFPEIDSGMLPHSPVKDDTSFSTPSVSVVNDGLIEEVANGEANAIDGDITLHLGKTVDGFQLRNKILAENIGCYSQLMDDSIRTILKKLQLTKRKALPMIELTESLKQKVRDAEVGRQAQENTIQLLERDLEVLLSACNDATNELALTQNRLTELCSNFDLEKLKETSPEQLGNFGEDAVAHHQLALDSSESAKTAEKLLLAARHSQHLTEQFKTLVDVMVGTIKDLQVKLEESNNTCVKVLEEKEIHQERISQLETNLEASNDLCNEMKLKLEDYQAKEDNIREKEAEVLSLNSKASLKFQEAEDSTLSASHMKSLFDKINGMETLMGPDVGDAEAYDSPDVRKLFYVVDTFPRLQLQMSSLSPENKELKSSLEKQTLQIEHLKEEVEEHIRDEEDYGKMKNELLELTIGLENMIQKLGSNNLVGLRKETPVTGLLPMLDKLIVAKVLESENLKAKTEELLADLHGTQKVVEDLSSKVKSIESSNQLKVTPLEINQERGIFETATLPAQSEISEVQDVVPVSKNLASSSVTSAAHVRTLRKGSTDQLAINIDTESERLINDEEADQEKGHAFKSLNTSGLIPGQGKMIADRIDGIWVSSSRALMSHPRGRLGLIAYCLFLHIWLLGTIL, from the exons ATGCCAGAAAATAATGATGCAGAGCAGGTCAGAGATGGTTCCACATCTGATGAAAATGTTGAGCTTAGTGCTGGTTCAGGTGTAGTTGTAGATGGAGGGGAAGTTTCAGTTTCTGTAGAACCAGCTGCTCATAATCAG GTGGATGCTACGGATCTAAATCGTGGGGGATCAGTGACTGCAGCAGAGTATGTAGAGAATGATACAAAAGATATAAGAATGGCAGAAGATGGGGGAAGGGAGGACATGTTTGTTGATTGCCCTGATGTCATCGAAGGTCTTGAAACTCCGCGATATGTAGAGGAGAGCAATGATGCACAGGATAGTCGACTGGAAGGATTGAGCAATGGATCACATGATCAAGATTTGAAAGCTGAAGTAGAGCACTTGCGCAAAATGCTAAGTGATAGTGTTGCTGAAAAAGATCGGATTGCTCGAGAAGCTGAG GAAGAAAGAGCAGCATCTATGTGCGAACTCACTCGCCTAAATGATCAACTTAAGGATCTGATTGGTAGTCGGTCACTGCTAAATAAAGATGATAGTGAGTTAGTTGAGAATCTTCACCAAAGTGAAGCAGGAGTCAGGGATTTGGCCTCTGGTGCCTCATTGCATGAGGTGGTAACAGATGTCTCCAAGTTTCTTAAAGAAGCTCTGGATGAGTTAGTTCAGACTGAGAGCAGAATCAGAGAACTTAATGACATCATACATATGAAGAATCAAGAAATTGATGTCCTCAATTCAAAGGTTTCTGAGTGTTCAATGTCACGTGATGTTGCTCTTTCTCAATTAAATTCAGAACAAGAAAATTCTGAGGTTCAACTTGAGAAGGAGCATCATATGACAGTGATTGCTAATGAGATCTTAGCATCTCTTGCTTCAGCAGTTCCTCAAGAAGAAATCTCTGATGAATCAGTTACAGGAAAAATGTATCATGTCCAGAATACAATCTCATTTTTAGTTGAGAAGTATAACGTTTTCCTTTCTGAAGTCTACCAACTTAGACAGAGTTTAACTGAAGTTGCACCAGACCACAGTATGCAGGATGAAGTGGGGGTGTTGGTTGCTGCACATGATGTATTGGCTGAATTTAGAACAAGAGAAGTGAATCTAAACCAACATTTGAGCTTTTTAAGTGATGAAAATGGAAAGCTGTCCGAGGAACTTAATAAGCATAAATTGATGGTTGAGAATGCTAATGCTGAAATTACAAAGCTGAATGCTGAAACTGAGCAGGAGAGAACAAGGTATGCTAACACGAAAGAGAAGCTTAGCTTGGCTGTGACAAAAGGAAAGGCATTAGTTCAGCAGCGTGATGCTCTGAAGAAGTCACTGTCTGAGAAAACTAGTGAACTGGAGAGATATCAAATTGAGTTGCAAGAGAAGTCGAATAGTCTTGAGGCTGCTGAACAAACCAAGGATTTACTGGTAAGAAGTGAAAATTTAGCTGCGTCACTGCAGGAAGCTCTCATTCAAAAGGAGAAGATACTTCAAAAATGTGAAGAAATATTGTCCAAGGCCACTGGAAAGGAGCAATTTCAGTCAACAGATACCATTCAGAAAGTCCAGTGGCTTGCAGATGAGATGAATGCATTAAATGAGACATCTCTGCAACTCCAAAGAGTGATAGATTCCCTGTCATCACTTGATTTTCCCCAGTCCGTACAATCAAATAGACCCGATGCACAGGTTGCTTGGCTCCTGGAATCATTTTATCTGGCTAAAGAAGAAGTAATAAAGTTACATGAGCAGATGATAGCAGCAAATGAGGCAGCAAATAATGAGATTGGTCATCTTACTGCTTCTCTTGTGGTAGAAGCACAGGATAGGAGCTACCTTCAAGAGGAATTGGAGGATTTAAAGCATAAATATGCAGTGCTTGTCCAGAAAGAGCAACAGGCTTCAACGGATAAGTATCAAATCGTCAATATGCTGCTAGAGGCATCTAAAATCAATACACACGACCAAGAATTGGTATGTCAAAGCCAATCTGACATGACTTTACTCATTACGAAATGCGTAGAGAATATAAAAGAAGAAAGTAGTGCCTCTCTTGAATCCTATAAGCATCAGGTCGAGTCCTTTGAACAGATCCAGAGTAATTTGTACCTCAGGGATCTGGAATTGAGGCTACATGGTCAAATACTCACAGAAGAGATGCCAGATAAAGCAGAGTTGAATAGATTGTCAAACCATTCGGTCAAGGTTACCGAGGAGCTTTCCGCTTTAAAGGAAGAAAAGGAATCTCTGGAGAGGAATCTCGAACAATACGAGGAGAAAGTTGCATTACTTAGGGAAAAGTTATCTATGGCAGTTAAAAAAGGCAAGGGGCTTGTTCAAGAACGAGAAAAATTGAAAGGAGCATTGGATGAGAAGAGTGCTGAAATAGAGAAGCTCAAATCAGATTTACATCTGCAAGAATCTGTATCTGATGACCACAAGTTGCAGATTGATAAGCTCTCAGCTGAGGTGGACCGTATCCCTCAACTAGAGACTGATCTTGTGGCTATGAAGAATCAAAGAGATCAGCTAGAGCAGTTCTTAGTTGAAAGCAATAACATGCTTCAGAAGGTTATCGAGTCACTTGATGGTATTGTTCTTCCAGCTGATTTGGGTTTTCAAGACCCCGTAGAAAAGGTCAAATGGCTTTCAGGATACTTAAGTGAGAGCCAAACTGCAAAGGTAGAGGTGGAGCAGGAGTTGGGGAGAGTAAAAGATGAAGCCAGTTCTTTAGCCAACAAATTGTTGGAGGTCGAGACAACCATTAAATCCCTAGAGGATACATTATCTGCTGCAGACAACAACATCTCTCAACTCCTGGAGGACAAAAATGAGCTAGAAGCTGCTAAAGCATCAGTTGAAAAAGAATTAGAGAAAGCAATAGCAGAAGCTTCTTCTAAAACTGTGGAGTTTGCAAATGTGTCCGCAGATAGAAAATCCATCGAGGATGCTTTGTCCCTGGCAGAGAGGAATGTTTTGGTAATAAAGAATGAGAAAGAAGAAGCTTTACTTGGTAAGGATGCTGCTGAGTCTGAGCTGCAGAAAATCAAGGAGGAATTCACTTTCCATACCAACAAACTAAAGGTGGCGGATGAAACTATACAATCCCTTGAAGAGGCACTGGCTCAGGCAGAAAAAAACATATCTCTGCTTACTGAGGAAAATAACAGGGTAAAAGTTGGTAGAGCTGATTTAGAGAACGAGATAAAAAATCTCAAAGGCGAAGCTGATTTCCAAAACAGCAAGCTAAGTGATGCTTTCATGACTATAGAATCACTAGAAGATGCTTTATTGAATTCAGAAAACAAAATTTCCAATCTTGTTAATGAAAAGAAGAATGCAGAAGAGGACCTTTTAGTTCTGACTTCCAAATTAGATGCCTGCATGCAAGAGTTGGCTGGATCACAGGGCAGCGTAGAAACTAATGTTCTGGAGCTCTCTACCCTTCTTAGCCGACTTCAGTTACTTCTGAAAGATGAGGCTTTGTTTTTCTCTCTCCGACAAGCTTTCAAGAAAAAGTTTGAGAGCCTAAAAGACATGGATCTTCTTCTTAAAGAAATCTGGGATTCTTTTCCTGAAATAGATTCCGGAATGCTGCCACATTCTCCTGTAAAG GATGACACATCTTTCTCAACTCCTTCAGTATCTGTTGTTAATGATGGTCTAATCGAGGAAGTAGCCAATGGTGAAGCAAATGCAATTGATGGTGACATCACATTGCATCTCGGGAAAACTGTGGATGGATTCCAATTGAGAAACAAGATTCTTGCTGAGAACATTGGATGCTACTCGCAATTGATGGATGATTCGATCAGAACAATACTTAAAAAACTACAGTTGACAAAAAGAAAAGCTCTACCCATGATTGAACTCACAGAATCTCTTAAGCAAAAGGTCAGAGATGCAGAAGTTGGTCGGCAAGCGCAGGAAAATACTATACAATTGTTGGAAAGGGATCTTGAAGTTCTACTTTCTGCTTGTAATGATGCAACTAATGAACTGGCTTTAACTCAAAATAGATTAACTGAACTTTGCTCCAACTTTGACCTGGAAAAGTTGAAGGAAACCTCACCCGAACAATTAGGAAATTTTGGTGAAGATGCTGTAGCACATCATCAGTTGGCGCTTGATAGCAGTGAATCCGCAAAGACCGCTGAGAAGCTGCTATTGGCGGCTAGACACAGTCAACATCTTACTGAACAATTCAAAACTCTAGTGGATGTGATGGTTGGTACAATTAAAGATTTGCAGGTTAAATTGGAAGAAAGCAATAATACTTGTGTGAAAGTCTTGGAAGAAAAGGAGATTCACCAAGAGAGGATCTCCCAACTGGAGACTAATCTAGAAGCGTCAAATGATCTTTGCAATGAGATGAAACTTAAGTTAGAGGATTATCAGGCAAAAGAGGATAATATCAGGGAGAAAGAAGCTGAAGTTTTGTCTCTTAATTCTAAAGCTTCACTGAAATTTCAAG AGGCTGAAGATTCAACCCTCTCTGCATCTCATATGAAATCTCTTTTTGATAAAATAAATGGGATGGAAACACTCATGGGGCCTGATGTGGGAGATGCAGAGGCCTATGATTCACCTGATGTCAGGAAGCTATTTTATGTAGTTGATACTTTCCCCAGATTGCAGCTCCAGATGAGCTCACTTTCTCCTGAGAATAAAGAATTAAAGTCAAGCCTTGAGAAACAGACGCTGCAAATTGAGCATTTGAAGGAAGAAGTTGAAGAGCACATTAGAGATGAGGAGGACTATGGAAAGATGAAGAATGAGTTGTTAGAACTCACAATTGGTCTGGAAAATATGATACAGAAACTGGGAAGCAATAATTTGGTTGGTCTCCGGAAAGAGACTCCGGTGACAGGGTTGTTACCAATGCTTGATAAGCTGATTGTTGCCAAAGTTTTGGAATCTGAAAATTTGAAAGCCAAAACAGAAGAGCTGCTTGCCGACTTGCATGGGACCCAAAAGGTTGTTGAGGACTTATCAAGTAAGGTTAAGTCAATAGAAAGTTCTAATCAACTTAAGGTTACACCACTTGAGATCAACCAGGAAAGGGGCATCTTTGAAACAGCTACCTTGCCTGCTCAGTCAGAGATATCTGAAGTTCAAGATGTG GTGCCAGTTAGTAAGAATTTAGCCTCTTCTTCAGTTACATCAGCTGCTCATGTCCGAACTTTGCGGAAGGGATCTACGGATCAACTTGCAATAAATATAGATACTGAATCTGAACGGTTAATAAATGACGAGGAAGCTGACCAAGAAAAAG GTCATGCATTCAAGTCTCTCAATACATCAGGTCTTATTCCAGGGCAAGGGAAGATGATTGCCGACCGAATTGACGGAATTTG GGTATCTTCGAGTCGAGCTTTGATGAGTCATCCAAGGGGCAGGCTAGGTCTTATTGCCTATTGTTTGTTCCTGCATATTTGGTTGTTGGGCACCATTTTGTGA